The genomic DNA AGCCCGGGGGTACGGCGGCGCGGTCCGGCCGGCAGCCCCACATCGGCGGGGGTGATCCGCTCACGCCTGCTGCGCAGGAAGTCGCCCAGTTCTCGTCGGTCCACACCCCCAGTGTGTACGGGCGTCGGCCTCTCCAGCCAGGTACTGCCGATGCCTGGATGAGCTCCACGGACCGGCGCAGGCTCACCGCCATGGACAACACACCCACTCCTCCCTCCCTCGGCCTGCTGTCCGGCAAGGTCGCCTTCGTCACCGGCGCCGGACGCGGAATCGGCGCGGCGGCGGCACGGCTGTTCGCCAGAGAAGGCGCCCGGGTACTGCTCGCGGCCCGCACGGAGTCCCAACTGAAGTCGGTCACCGAAGAGATCCGGGAGGCAGGCGGCATCGCGGATCACGTGGTGTGCGACCTGGCCGACGCGACCAGCGTGCGCACGGCCGTCGACCGGACCGTGGACCTGTACGGCCGACTCGACGTGGCCTTCAACAACGGCGCCACGATCCAACACCCCGGCCCGATGGACGAGTTGCCCGAGAGCGACTTCGACCACGTCTACGACGTGAACCTCAAGGGTGTCTGGCTCGCCATGGTCGCCCAGGTCGCAGCGATCCGGGCCACCGCCGGAACCGGCGCCATCGTCAACAACTCCTCCGTCGGCAGCCTGACGGGCAACCCCGAACTGCCCGCCTACGGCGCGATGAAGCGCGCGGTCAACAGCCTCACCGAGTCGGCCGCCGTCACCTACGGCCCGGAGGGCATCCGCGTGAACGCCATCGCCCCCGGCAACACCCTCACCGAGATGATCCGGGCCTGGGAGGCGGAGTCCCCCGGCCTCCAGGACCGCCTCACGGCGCACACTCCGCTGCGCCGCGCGGCCGACCCCGACGAGATCGCGCAGGCCGCGGCCTGGCTGCTCAGCGACCGCGCGTCCTTCGTGACCGGCACGGTCCTGCGGGTCGACGGCGGCGCGCGGGCCTGAGGGTCCGGCTCCGCTAGACAGCGGGCTCCCGGCGGTTGTGGCGGCGGATGACCAGCCACGTTATCCAGCCGACGCCGATGATGAACCCGAAGCTGATGATCCGGTAGAGCACGACCGTGGCGATCGCGGTGCTGGTCGCGACGCCGCCCGTGACCAGTCCGAGGATCAGCGCGCTGTCGATGAGGCCGAGGCCTCCGGGGATGATCGTGAGTGTCCCGGCGGCCATGCCCGCGCAGAAGGCGAGCAGCAGTTGGGCGCTGCTGATCTGCGTGTCGCTGATGGCGTGGAAACACAGCCACAGGCAGCCCGCGTCGAGCAGCCAGTTGAGTACGGCGAACACACCGGCGGCGACGGCGTGCCGGGGTTCGAGCCGGGCGGTGCGGAGCTGCTCGACGAAGCCGCGGACGCGGTCGAGGCCCTGGGTCTCGGGAAGGTGCCGCAGCCGGTTGACCCTGGCCAGCGCGGCGCGGGTGGCCGGTTCGACCTTCTCCGGGTGGCGGGTGATGCGGCGGATGCCGACGGTGAGCAGCAGGACGGCCAGGCCGAGGGTGAGGAGGCTGTGCCACTGGAGGCTGCCGTTGGAGGCGATCGCGGAGATCGCGGTGACGACGGCCAGGGCCGCCGCGGAGAGCAGGCCGGACAGCGCGATGCACCAGGAGGCGACGGCGGGCGTGGCTCCGAAGCGGCGCATCTGCTGGTAGTTGAAGTGGGTGGAGAAGGCCGGGCCGCCGGGCAGGGTGACGCTGAGCGAGTGCGCGGCGTAGGCCAGGGCGACGTGCTTCTGGATCGGCACGATCACCCCGGCCGAGCGCAGCAGTCGGCGTTGCATGCGCGCGTAACAGCCCATGGCGGCCACTTCGGCGACGAGCGCGACGGCGAACCAGTTCAGCCGGGGTGCGCGCAGTTGCGACAGCGCGGCGGCCAACGACGGCCAGCCCAGGACCAGTTCGGTGCCGAACAGCACGAGCAGGACCGCGATCACCACCGGCCGCAGCCAGCGTCGGGTGCGGTGCGGCGCCGCGTCGGCCGCTTCGATGGCGGTGGTGTCCGGAGCGTGCACAGGCAGGACCGTCGATTTCGTAAGGGGCTTCAGCCGGCGA from Streptomyces sp. NBC_01478 includes the following:
- a CDS encoding SDR family NAD(P)-dependent oxidoreductase, producing MDNTPTPPSLGLLSGKVAFVTGAGRGIGAAAARLFAREGARVLLAARTESQLKSVTEEIREAGGIADHVVCDLADATSVRTAVDRTVDLYGRLDVAFNNGATIQHPGPMDELPESDFDHVYDVNLKGVWLAMVAQVAAIRATAGTGAIVNNSSVGSLTGNPELPAYGAMKRAVNSLTESAAVTYGPEGIRVNAIAPGNTLTEMIRAWEAESPGLQDRLTAHTPLRRAADPDEIAQAAAWLLSDRASFVTGTVLRVDGGARA
- a CDS encoding lysylphosphatidylglycerol synthase transmembrane domain-containing protein codes for the protein MHAPDTTAIEAADAAPHRTRRWLRPVVIAVLLVLFGTELVLGWPSLAAALSQLRAPRLNWFAVALVAEVAAMGCYARMQRRLLRSAGVIVPIQKHVALAYAAHSLSVTLPGGPAFSTHFNYQQMRRFGATPAVASWCIALSGLLSAAALAVVTAISAIASNGSLQWHSLLTLGLAVLLLTVGIRRITRHPEKVEPATRAALARVNRLRHLPETQGLDRVRGFVEQLRTARLEPRHAVAAGVFAVLNWLLDAGCLWLCFHAISDTQISSAQLLLAFCAGMAAGTLTIIPGGLGLIDSALILGLVTGGVATSTAIATVVLYRIISFGFIIGVGWITWLVIRRHNRREPAV